The following coding sequences lie in one Haematobia irritans isolate KBUSLIRL chromosome 3, ASM5000362v1, whole genome shotgun sequence genomic window:
- the LOC142229581 gene encoding uncharacterized protein LOC142229581: protein MFEDALGPLDLVRHTALKELTKQPSPDIKALTRDLEEIIQNAADIINSDKKEEFLYKNPYGWQKNCMQNREPTNHKADEDSSEDSYVNSSSSETSVKSLEPWPLLKDFDYHSVLRQITQFIESWELSRATKFVLIPQEEAIQMPPFGERYLVEVHFSKPTPKCPNPLAVAKVFFHINVCQLLPQDYPINVTYTFEGYNSRFYVLGPRQMKSHRFQRYFIDTILHMKLAFYTQLEKFCRLENQE from the coding sequence ATGTTTGAAGATGCTTTGGGTCCTTTAGATTTGGTCAGACATACCGCCCTAAAGGAGTTGACCAAACAACCTTCTCCCGATATCAAAGCATTAACGAGagatttagaagaaattatacaaaatgCTGCTGATATTATAAACTCCGATAAAAAAGaagaatttctttataaaaatcccTATGGGTGGCAAAAGAATTGCATGCAAAATAGAGAACCCACAAATCATAAAGCCGATGAAGATTCTAGTGAGGATTCCTATGTTAATTCATCATCAAGTGAAACGTCTGTGAAATCATTGGAACCATGGCCTCTATTGAAAGATTTCGATTATCATTCTGTGCTAAGACAAATCACACAATTCATTGAAAGCTGGGAACTATCACGAGCTACTAAATTTGTTCTAATTCCCCAAGAGGAAGCTATTCAAATGCCACCTTTTGGAGAACGCTATTTGGTGGAAGTGCATTTTTCGAAACCCACACCAAAATGTCCTAATCCTTTGGCCGTGGCGAAGGTGTTCTTTCATATTAATGTGTGCCAGCTATTACCTCAAGATTATCCCATCAATGTCACCTATACATTTGAGGGTTATAACAGTCGTTTCTATGTTTTGGGCCCCAGACAAATGAAATCACATAGATTTCAAAGATATTTCATAGATACCATACTTCATATGAAATTGGCATTTTATActcaattagaaaaattttgtagattggAAAATCAGGAGtga